The following are encoded together in the Scomber japonicus isolate fScoJap1 chromosome 20, fScoJap1.pri, whole genome shotgun sequence genome:
- the ccr10 gene encoding LOW QUALITY PROTEIN: C-C chemokine receptor type 10 (The sequence of the model RefSeq protein was modified relative to this genomic sequence to represent the inferred CDS: inserted 1 base in 1 codon), protein MSRTFEHIIIVNTGYVPVSKTQSWFHWLEVVQAEPTGLFLRVPASQVSXYRQRRRTWDMFNISSTTAMEFYDHGFHDADDTVDYANYSNWNDSIDPTDYDHNSYWCEAGDHEMTIKMFQTCVFCLIFLVGVMGNCLVIATFACYRRLRLRSMTDVFLFHLSLADLLLLLTLPLQAVDTNLGWIFFTPLCKATRACYAINTYSGLLLLACISVDRYMVVARAQEMLRLRSQILTAGKIAAVCVWLSAVLLTLPEILFSGVSGSGKDAYCGMIADRNVKRITNVAIVVVFCLSFLVMVACYSSIARVLWEGNAHRRGKQWHRQRTLKLMVALVVVFLLFQLPYTVVLSRKMAGQFCDLLVEYITCSLAYTRCCLNPILYALVGVRFRNDVKRLIRDLGCPCKKHLVALTLSSNSITPSSPALTMLTVLSPPTSPDRIYTSNEMFSVTK, encoded by the exons ATGTCCAGAACCTTTGAACACATCATTATTGTAAATACG GGGTATGTCCCGGTCAGCAAAACACAGAGCTGGTTTCATTGGTTGGAGGTGGTTCAGGCTGAGCCTACAGGCTTGTTTTTAAGAGTGCCAGCCTCTCAAGTCT ACTACAGACAAAGGAGGAGGACCTGGGACATGTTTAACATCTCAAGCACCACTG CAATGGAGTTCTACGATCATGGTTTTCATGATGCTGATGACACCGTTGACTATGCAAACTACTCAAATTGGAACGACTCCATAGACCCTACTGATTACGACCACAACTCATACTGGTGTGAGGCTGGTGACCATGAGATGACCATCAAAATGTTCCAGACTTGTGTTTTCTGCCTGATCTTCCTGGTGGGCGTGATGGGAAACTGCCTGGTGATCGCCACCTTCGCTTGCTACCGCCGCCTTCGGCTTCGCTCCATGACTGACGTCTTCTTGTTCCACTTGTCGCTGGCTGATCTCCTCTTGCTCCTCACCCTCCCATTACAGGCCGTGGATACTAACCTGGGTTGGATCTTCTTCACGCCCCTCTGCAAGGCCACGCGTGCATGCTACGCTATCAACACGTATAGCGGCCTGCTGCTGCTAGCCTGCATCAGCGTTGACCGCTACATGGTGGTGGCCCGAGCCCAAGAGATGCTCAGGTTGCGTAGCCAGATATTGACAGCCGGGAAGATAGCTGCTGTCTGCGTGTGGCTTTCTGCAGTGCTCCTCACCCTGCCTGAAATCCTCTTCTCTGGGGTATCTGGATCAGGCAAAGATGCCTACTGCGGAATGATAGCGGACAGAAATGTCAAAAGGATCACCAATGTTGCCATCGTCGTCGTCTTCTGCCTGTCCTTCTTAGTGATGGTGGCATGCTACTCGTCGATCGCTAGAGTGCTGTGGGAAGGGAACGCACATCGGCGGGGGAAGCAGTGGCACCGGCAGCGTACCTTGAAGCTGATGGTGGCTCTGGTGGTGGTATTTCTGCTCTTCCAGCTGCCGTACACCGTGGTGCTGTCACGTAAAATGGCGGGGCAGTTCTGCGACCTCCTGGTGGAGTACATCACATGCTCCTTGGCGTACACCCGCTGTTGCCTTAACCCAATCCTGTACGCCCTGGTAGGCGTGCGCTTCAGGAACGACGTGAAGAGGCTCATCCGTGATTTAGGCTGCCCATGTAAGAAGCATCTGGTCGCACTGACTTTGAGCTCCAACTCAATCACCCCCTCTTCACCTGCTCTCACCATGCTCACCGTGCTTTCCCCGCCAACATCCCCTGACCGCATCTACACAAGCAACGAGATGTTTTCAGTAACCAAGTAA